The Anaerolineae bacterium genome includes a region encoding these proteins:
- a CDS encoding NADH-quinone oxidoreductase subunit B, protein MGLTSLPNKTGLPGVVTTTLEEMVNWARTGAMWPLGFGLACCAIEMMSTQASTYDLSRFGMELMRPSPRQADMIIVAGRVTRKMAPVVRRLYDQMPEPKWVLAMGDCASCGGIFNNYATVQGVDEILPVDVYVAGCPPRPEQLIHGILTLHEKVRNEPLSKWFGEPAQSIRVE, encoded by the coding sequence GGGTGTTGTGACGACCACCCTGGAGGAGATGGTCAACTGGGCGCGGACCGGCGCCATGTGGCCGCTGGGCTTTGGCCTGGCCTGCTGCGCGATTGAGATGATGAGTACCCAGGCCAGCACCTACGATCTCTCCCGCTTTGGTATGGAACTGATGCGGCCCAGCCCGCGCCAGGCCGATATGATCATTGTGGCCGGGCGCGTGACGCGCAAGATGGCCCCGGTCGTGCGCCGCCTGTACGACCAGATGCCCGAACCCAAGTGGGTGCTGGCGATGGGCGATTGCGCCAGCTGTGGCGGCATTTTCAACAACTATGCCACCGTGCAGGGCGTGGATGAAATCCTGCCTGTTGACGTCTATGTGGCCGGCTGCCCGCCCCGCCCGGAACAACTCATCCACGGCATCCTGACCCTGCATGAAAAGGTGCGCAACGAGCCGCTCTCCAAGTGGTTCGGCGAGCCGGCTCAGTCTATCCGGGTTGAGTAA